Proteins from one Cryptomeria japonica chromosome 4, Sugi_1.0, whole genome shotgun sequence genomic window:
- the LOC131047728 gene encoding uncharacterized protein LOC131047728 — MGTALSSSSFPKNRPTAKLILDNGVLREYEHPVKVAQVLNEREREAFFICLSDSINFDECSAPLPAHHELQLDRLYFILPLTKLKYPLLPSEMVAMVLKAAAALQSKQNKHNSRKKRRGPKVVEQEMDERQIQKSDCYHFNEFTISAVESKRTTSTGIKFFRNKHKQSWTTKLAPIPETFAY; from the coding sequence ATGGGCACTGctctatcttcctcttctttccccAAAAATCGTCCCACTGCAAAGTTAATACTGGACAATGGTGTGCTTCGAGAATATGAACATCCAGTGAAGGTAGCTCAAGTTTTAAACGAAAGGGAAAGGGAAGCCTTCTTCATCTGCCTCTCTGACTCCATCAATTTTGACGAGTGTTCAGCTCCTCTTCCTGCACACCACGAATTGCAGCTGGATCGCCTCTATTTTATCCTTCCACTCACAAAATTGAAATACCCTTTACTGCCTTCTGAGATGGTAGCCATGGTCTTAAAAGCAGCTGCGGCCTTGCAATCAAAACAGAACAAGCACAACAGTCGCAAAAAACGCCGAGGTCCTAAAGTGGTGGAGCAGGAAATGGATGAACGCCAAATTCAGAAATCAGATTGTTATCATTTTAATGAATTTACAATTTCGGCCGTGGAGTCGAAGCGCACAACATCGACAGGGATTAAGTTCTTCCGCAACAAGCATAAGCAGTCATGGACAACTAAACTTGCCCCAATACCCGAGACCTTCGCTTATTGA